In Populus alba chromosome 1, ASM523922v2, whole genome shotgun sequence, a single window of DNA contains:
- the LOC118061204 gene encoding cytochrome P450 78A4: MMSLLATLSFLLFFLAIITHQTPWPITVLLLSLFSSFALSLNYWLVPGGFAWRNHHDNQNPARFRGPIGWPILGTLPQMGSLAHRKLASMATSLGATKLMAFSLGTTRVIISSHPDTAREILCGSSFADRPVKESARLLMFERAIGFAPSGDYWRHLRRIAANHMFSPRKISGLEPLRQRLADEMLAEVSGEMRERRAVVLRGILQKSSLSNVLESVLGSDAHVKREELGFMAQEGFDLVSRFNLEDYFPLRFLDFYGVKRRCCQLAGKVNSVVGQIVRERKRAGDFRSRSDFLSALLSLPEQERLNESDMVPLLWEMIFRGTDTVAILLEWIMARMVLHPDIQAKARQEIEKLTGNHRQVQDSDIPNLPYLQAIVKEVLRLHPPGPLLSWARLAIHDVHVDKMSIPAGTTAMVNMWAITHDPSIWRDPWAFNPDRFMEEDVLIMGSDLRLAPFGSGRRVCPGKALGLATVHLWLARLLHEYKWLPAKPVDLSECLRLSLEMKRPLECHVVPWSKVADFDQKT; this comes from the exons ATGATGTCCTTGCTAGCCACCCTTTCTTTCTTGCTCTTTTTCCTAGCCATCATCACCCACCAAACTCCATGGCCTATCACTGTCCTCTTACTCTCATTATTCTCTTCTTTTGCTCTCTCTCTAAACTACTGGCTAGTCCCTGGAGGTTTTGCATGGAGAAACCATCACGACAATCAAAACCCAGCAAGGTTCCGGGGTCCAATTGGCTGGCCTATATTAGGCACTTTACCTCAAATGGGTTCACTCGCTCATCGAAAACTAGCTAGCATGGCTACCTCGTTAGGTGCAACTAAGCTTATGGCATTCAGCCTAGGCACAACTCGTGTGATCATTAGTAGCCACCCAGACACGGCCAGGGAAATCCTATGTGGGTCTTCTTTCGCTGACCGTCCTGTAAAGGAATCAGCTCGTTTGTTAATGTTTGAGCGTGCCATTGGCTTTGCTCCGTCCGGGGACTATTGGCGACACTTACGTAGAATTGCTGCAAACCACATGTTTTCCCCTAGGAAAATCTCTGGTCTAGAGCCACTTAGGCAACGTTTAGCTGATGAAATGTTGGCGGAAGTGAGCGGGGAGATGAGAGAGAGACGGGCTGTTGTGCTAAGAGGGATATTGCAAAAAAGTTCACTGAGTAATGTACTGGAGAGTGTTCTTGGCAGTGATGCCCATGTAAAAAGGGAGGAGTTAGGGTTCATGGCTCAAGAAGGATTTGACCTGGTTTCAAGATTTAATTTGGAGGACTATTTTCCACTAAGGTTTTTAGACTTTTATGGGGTGAAGAGAAGGTGTTGCCAGCTGGCTGGCAAGGTCAATAGTGTTGTGGGTCAAATTGTGAGGGAAAGAAAACGAGCTGGAGACTTCAGGAGCCGTAGTGACTTTCTCAGTGCTTTGTTGTCTTTGCCCGAGCAAGAGCGGTTGAACGAATCAGATATGGTTCCTCTTTTGTGG GAGATGATATTTCGAGGAACAGACACAGTTGCTATACTTCTCGAGTGGATCATGGCGAGGATGGTGTTGCACCCAGACATCCAGGCTAAGGCCCGGCAAGAGATTGAAAAGTTGACCGGCAATCACAGGCAAGTGCAAGATTCCGACATCCCTAACCTACCCTACCTCCAAGCAATAGTCAAGGAAGTCCTACGACTGCACCCACCTGGCCCGCTTCTCTCGTGGGCCCGCCTTGCCATCCATGATGTGCACGTGGACAAGATGTCTATCCCAGCTGGCACAACAGCAATGGTCAACATGTGGGCCATAACACATGACCCGTCCATTTGGAGGGATCCATGGGCCTTCAATCCAGACCGGTTCATGGAAGAGGATGTGTTGATAATGGGTTCAGATTTGAGGCTTGCACCTTTCGGGTCAGGGCGCAGGGTGTGTCCAGGCAAGGCACTTGGGTTAGCCACGGTACACCTGTGGCTAGCACGGCTCTTACACGAGTACAAGTGGCTACCCGCCAAGCCCGTGGATCTTTCTGAGTGTTTGAGGCTCTCTCTCGAAATGAAAAGGCCACTGGAATGCCATGTGGTTCCATGGAGCAAAGTTGCTGATTTTGATCAGAAAACTTAG